Below is a window of Planktothrix tepida PCC 9214 DNA.
GCAACAGGAACAGGTTGAATTTGTGGGGGTGGGGAATTGAGGGGAAAACTGGGTAATGTCGCAACGGAAGTTAAAGGTTTTTCCTGAACAGAAACGGGGGTTTCAACAACTGCTTTTACCGCTACAGATTTGGGGGGAACAAGTTCAACAACACTAGAATTTTGAGGTTGAATCACAGTATTAGGAGATTGAATCGTTGTCGCAATGTCTTCAATGGGTAAAAAAGCAATCCATTGGTCAACACTTTGAGGACGTCGGGAGGGTTCAATTTCTAATCCCCAGTAAATTAATCGTTCTACAACGGGACTCAAGGTAGGTTGAATTTGTCTTAAAGTCGGTTTAGACGCGCTGAGTAACTGTTGTGTGGCTTCATTCACTCGCAATGGAGCTTCTAAGGGAGGTTCACCCGTTAACAAACAATAGAACGTCGCTGCCAAACTATAGATATCCGTGGCGGGAGTTAGGTGTTGATGGGGGAGATAATGTTCTAGGGACGCATAACCGACGGATAAAACCCGGTTACGGATGGGAAACTTGACACTCGGTTCAATAAAGCCACTGGTTAAGCCAAAATCAACTAACGTGAGGATGTCTGTCCCTTGATGGCGCAGGATATTCCTCGGTTGCAGGTTACAGTGAAGTAAACCGTGTTGATGTAGGGTTCTCATGGCCGAAGAAATCTGGCGGATATATTGCAGCGCCTGATGAACCGATAACGGAGAATGCGCGCGTAAGGTTTCTTCTAGGGTTTGACCCGCAATATAATTCATCACCAAATACGGTAAACCCTTTTCTTCAAAGATGTCCAGCACACGGGCAATATTAGGATGCTGACACTGGCTTAAACGCTTGGCAACTGTTGCAAATTGCTGTTTGATTTGGGGAAAATCAACGGAGGTGATGAATTTAGGATGCAGCGTTTTAATCACAACCGTTTGATGAGTGAGAGGGTGCATGGCTTGGTAGGTCACACCAAACTCCCCTTGACCCAGAACAGCATCAATCCGATATTTGCCGTTCTGGAGAACGATTTCCTGCGTTAGATTCATTGTGTGATTGCTAACTCCCCACCATATACTATCGCCCATACTATAACGATCAAATCGTTTTAGCATAGTCTACCTTTGGTTCTGGGATTGTAGCGCATCTGTGGAAATTAGCCAACTATATAGGGAAGAGGGAACGGGGAAGGGGAGATGGGGAGAGGGGGAGATGGGGAGATGGGGAGATGGGGAGATGGGGAGGTACTGGAAGAAGATGTTAATATGGTTATTAAAAGTAATAAGCATATAAAATTCAGAAAATCAAATCAATTGCCAACATTCCTGTTATAAACTGGGGGAAAAATGGGAGACATCAGAATTTTGATCGTGGAAGATGAGTTGCTAATTGCCAAGGGATTAGCAAAAAAATTAGAAAAATTAGAATATGTTGTCGTTGGAATTGCGTCTTCGAGTGAATCAGCATTACAAAAAGTGGAAGAAACTCAACCAGATATAATTTTAATGGATATTGTCATCAAGGGAGATTTAGATGGAATTGAAACGGCAAAACTCATTCAGGAAAAATTTAATATTCCCGTTATTTATGTAACCGCTTATGCCGATGATGAAACCTTAGAACGAGCCGAAGAAACAGAATCCTATGGATATATTCTAAAACCGTTTAAAGAGCGAGAAGTTCATGCCGCTATTAAAATTGCATTAAAAAAACATCAATCTACATTAAAAATGCAGGAATCTTTAAAAGAGGCGCAAGCTGTTACCGATGAAAAATCTCGGTTTTTATCCATTGCTTCCCATGATTTAAAAACTCCTTTAACCGCCATTCAAATGTCTGCCGGAATGTTAAAAGATTATAGTGATAAATGGACGGAAGATAAAAAACAAAAACATTTAGATCGGATTCAAACGTCGGTCAGCAATATGAACAATCTTTTAGAAGAGTTGTTAATTTTAAGTCGGGCTGAATCTGGAAAACTAATCTTTAACCCAGAACCGACTCAAGTTGTGACATTTTGTCAATCTATTATCGAAGAAATAAAACCGCTTTCTCAGGCTGAACATCGAGTTTTATTCATGAGTTCTCAAGAAGTCATACACGGAAATTTAGATAAACCTTTACTGCGCCATATTTTGATGAATTTGTTATCGAATGCGATTAAATATTCCCCTAATGGGGGTACAGTCAGCTTAAAAATTCATCAAGATGGTCAATTTATCTGGTTTGAAGTCGCAGATGAAGGCATTGGTTTACCGATGGATTATCAAGCTAAACTCTTTCAACAATTTGAACGGGCTTCTAACGTGGGTAATATTAAGGGGACGGGGTTAGGATTATCCATTGTGAAACAAGCTGTTGATTTACACCAAGGTCAAATTAAAGTTGAAAGTGAAGTCGGAAAAGGAACAATATTTACCGTCACACTACCGTTATAAATTATCATGATCTTTTCGGATTCTAACGACGGCGTAAGACCTCTAAAAGTGTAGTTAACGGATGAGGGATAGGGGCGATCGCTTCAATTTTTTCTCCCGAAATCGGATGATTTAACGTTAATTTCCAAGCATGAAGAGCTTGTCCAGGTAAATTCACCTTGATTGCTTTTCCTCGACTATATTCAGGATCACCGACAATGGGATTTCCCATAAACGCACTATGCACCCGAATTTGATGGGTACGTCCCGTTTCTAAGGTAAATAACATTAACGTATAGTTCCCGATGCGCTCTTGAATTTGCCAATGGGTAATGGCTTCTCGCCCTCCTTTTTCGAGGGGAACAATTGCCATTTTTTTGCGATCAATCGGATGACGACCAATGGGTTGATTAATGGTTCCTGATTCGGTTTTTGGAACGCCATAAACCACCCCTAAATATTGACGACGGGCAGTTTTTTCTTTAATTTGAGCTTGTAAACTTTGCAAAGCAAAATCCGTTTTGGCCACCACCATCGCCCCGGTGGTATCCTTATCTAAACGATGTACAATTCCAGGACGTTGTACCCCGCCAATTCCTGCTAATTGATCACAATGAGCTAATAACGCATTAACTAAAGTATCATTCTGATGTCCCGGTGCGGGATGAACCACTAACCCCGCAGGTTTATTCAAGATTAATAGACAATCATCTTCATATAAAATATCCAAGGGAATATCTACAGCTTCCAGTTCTAAAGGTTGGGGTGGGGGAAGAATAATTTCTAAGCGATCGCCCGTTTGCACAGACAGTTTTTTAGTGGTACAAACTTGTTCATTAACTTTCACCCATCCCTGACTAATTAAGGTTTGAATCCGAG
It encodes the following:
- a CDS encoding serine/threonine protein kinase produces the protein MLKRFDRYSMGDSIWWGVSNHTMNLTQEIVLQNGKYRIDAVLGQGEFGVTYQAMHPLTHQTVVIKTLHPKFITSVDFPQIKQQFATVAKRLSQCQHPNIARVLDIFEEKGLPYLVMNYIAGQTLEETLRAHSPLSVHQALQYIRQISSAMRTLHQHGLLHCNLQPRNILRHQGTDILTLVDFGLTSGFIEPSVKFPIRNRVLSVGYASLEHYLPHQHLTPATDIYSLAATFYCLLTGEPPLEAPLRVNEATQQLLSASKPTLRQIQPTLSPVVERLIYWGLEIEPSRRPQSVDQWIAFLPIEDIATTIQSPNTVIQPQNSSVVELVPPKSVAVKAVVETPVSVQEKPLTSVATLPSFPLNSPPPQIQPVPVAIPTWEPEETIPSLGFLLPILFLITSLFFGWVGFDLTRRYGYIISQKTNIQLNHPFNNLDSTEPMFENPSVETQNPKEVAAERSTEQPLEEGYDSTVEPSDAEAKTEETSPVEQSSDTSIATEIEGKSSSTSESQLEEYLLSPPEQSSSPEVGLEPNVTDSSASAPVTNYSGDNDSTISPSTEPESNYSQDGNGTLPTETTPGGGGGLLPEEPVPNSYSEPTVPVEPQYPVSSEETTPMTSTPNYGTESNIPTSPLTSPISN
- a CDS encoding hybrid sensor histidine kinase/response regulator — protein: MGDIRILIVEDELLIAKGLAKKLEKLEYVVVGIASSSESALQKVEETQPDIILMDIVIKGDLDGIETAKLIQEKFNIPVIYVTAYADDETLERAEETESYGYILKPFKEREVHAAIKIALKKHQSTLKMQESLKEAQAVTDEKSRFLSIASHDLKTPLTAIQMSAGMLKDYSDKWTEDKKQKHLDRIQTSVSNMNNLLEELLILSRAESGKLIFNPEPTQVVTFCQSIIEEIKPLSQAEHRVLFMSSQEVIHGNLDKPLLRHILMNLLSNAIKYSPNGGTVSLKIHQDGQFIWFEVADEGIGLPMDYQAKLFQQFERASNVGNIKGTGLGLSIVKQAVDLHQGQIKVESEVGKGTIFTVTLPL
- a CDS encoding RluA family pseudouridine synthase; its protein translation is MVDAENLPPDQQNRRLDLWLSQQISDLSRSRIQTLISQGWVKVNEQVCTTKKLSVQTGDRLEIILPPPQPLELEAVDIPLDILYEDDCLLILNKPAGLVVHPAPGHQNDTLVNALLAHCDQLAGIGGVQRPGIVHRLDKDTTGAMVVAKTDFALQSLQAQIKEKTARRQYLGVVYGVPKTESGTINQPIGRHPIDRKKMAIVPLEKGGREAITHWQIQERIGNYTLMLFTLETGRTHQIRVHSAFMGNPIVGDPEYSRGKAIKVNLPGQALHAWKLTLNHPISGEKIEAIAPIPHPLTTLLEVLRRR